A stretch of Mastomys coucha isolate ucsf_1 unplaced genomic scaffold, UCSF_Mcou_1 pScaffold1, whole genome shotgun sequence DNA encodes these proteins:
- the LOC116096990 gene encoding sphingolipid delta(4)-desaturase DES1-like, whose translation MHRGTSDLATSSTYSGPRARSQKAGGWGEWEEQAGLCTSATPLNPAQAPADQPELAATSTSFAFKRLGLGAEPREVRAEPWAAVFLGKILSGSTRMSRMRRGDGRSWISHNFPFGHHKALWNRWFGIFTNLPFGIPFSISYKMYHIDHHRYLGAVGIDVDAPSDFEGWFFCTTYRKLLWLVFQPFFLLLRPYFINPKPVTNLETINIVAQITFNIIVYYVFGIKSLVYMMAASLLGLGLNPISGHFIADHYMFLKGQDTNSYYGPLNFFMFNGGYHNEHHDFPNIPGSRLPQVRKIAAEYYDELPHHTSWGKVLYDFMMDNTMSPYSRIKRPRKGNEVLSQ comes from the exons ATGCACCGAGGAACCTCAGACTTAGCAACAAGTTCTACCTATTCTGGCCCCAGAGCTAGGAGCCAGAAGGCGGGCGGGTGGGGTGAGTGGGAGGAGCAGGCTGGGCTCTGCACATCTGCTACTCCACTCAACCCAGCTCAGGCACCTGCAGACCAACCAGAGCTGGCAGCAACCTCTACCTCCTTTGCTTTCAAGAGACTTGGACTTGGAGCAGAACCCAGGGAGGTCCGCGCAGAGCCATGGGCAGCCGTGTTTCTCGGGAAGATTTTGAGTGGGTCGACACGGATGAGCCGCATGCGCAGAGGAGACGGGAGATCCTGG ATTTCCCACAATTTCCCCTTTGGCCACCACAAGGCCCTGTGGAACCGCTGGTTTGGAATATTTACTAATCTCCCTTTTGGTATTCCATTTTCAATTTCCTATAAAATGTATCACATAGATCACCATCGGTACCTCGGGGCTGTTGGCATTGATGTGGATGCGCCTTCTGACTTTGAGGGCTGGTTCTTCTGCACCACTTACAGGAAGCTTTTATGgcttgttttccagcctttttttcttttacttcgaCCTTATTTCATCAACCCCAAACCAGTCACTAATTTGGAAACTATCAATATTGTGGCCCAGATCACTTTTAACATTATAGTTTACTATGTTTTTGGAATTAAATCTTTAGTCTACATGATGGCAGCCTCCCTACTTGGCTTGGGTTTGAACCCAATTTCTGGGCATTTTATAGCTGACCACTACATGTTCTTAAAGGGGCAAGACACAAACTCATATTATGGGCCTCTCAACTTTTTCATGTTTAATGGAGGCTATCACAATGAACACCATGACTTCCCCAATATTCCTGGAAGCCGTCTTCCACAG GTGAGGAAAATCGCAGCTGAGTACTACGATGAGCTACCACATCACACCTCCTGGGGGAAGGTGCTGTATGACTTCATGATGGATAACACAATGAGCCCCTACTCGAGGATAAAGAGGCCCCGGAAAGGGAACGAGGTTCTAAGTCAATGA